In a single window of the Anaerotruncus rubiinfantis genome:
- the gltA gene encoding NADPH-dependent glutamate synthase codes for MPNMSLKKVPMPEQEPNVRNKNFEEVALGYTAEMAMEEAARCLHCKNQPCVSGCPVNVHIPEFIAKVAAGDFQGAYDEIALTNALPAICGRVCPQENQCEGKCVRGIKGEPVAIGRLERFVADWQMENGSDKVEKPVSNGHRVAVVGAGPAGLTCAGDLAKMGYQVSIFEALQTPGGVLVYGIPQFRLPKEIVAKEVGKLVQMGVDIEPDMVIGKVDSVDELFEAGYEAVFIGSGAGLPSFMNIPGEDLLGVYSANEYLTRINLMKAYREGYDTPIAKSKAVVVVGGGNVAMDAARCAKRMGAETVYIVYRRSMEELPARAEEVHHAKEEGIIFKLLNNPVKILGGEDGRVNGIECLEMQLGEPDASGRRRPLPVEGSNFVLDVDTVIMAIGTSPNPLIRSTTTGLEANRHGCLVADDAGATTKEGVFAGGDAVTGAATVILAMGAGKTAAESIDAYIKSKN; via the coding sequence ATGCCTAATATGTCTTTGAAAAAGGTTCCAATGCCGGAGCAGGAACCGAATGTCCGCAATAAAAACTTTGAAGAGGTCGCGCTTGGCTATACCGCTGAGATGGCGATGGAGGAGGCTGCCCGCTGCCTGCACTGCAAAAACCAGCCGTGCGTGTCCGGCTGCCCGGTCAACGTACATATCCCGGAATTCATTGCCAAGGTCGCCGCGGGCGATTTCCAGGGCGCTTACGATGAGATTGCGCTGACAAACGCCCTGCCCGCGATCTGTGGACGTGTCTGCCCGCAGGAGAACCAGTGCGAAGGAAAATGTGTGCGCGGTATCAAGGGAGAACCGGTTGCGATCGGCCGGCTGGAGCGATTTGTCGCTGACTGGCAGATGGAAAACGGTTCCGATAAGGTGGAAAAGCCGGTGTCGAACGGCCATAGGGTGGCTGTGGTCGGCGCGGGCCCGGCGGGACTTACCTGTGCGGGCGACCTCGCGAAGATGGGGTATCAGGTCTCAATTTTTGAGGCGCTGCAGACCCCTGGCGGCGTGCTTGTTTACGGTATCCCGCAGTTCCGTCTCCCGAAGGAAATTGTGGCCAAGGAAGTCGGCAAACTTGTGCAGATGGGCGTCGACATCGAACCGGACATGGTCATCGGCAAGGTCGACTCGGTCGACGAGCTGTTCGAAGCGGGCTATGAGGCGGTCTTTATCGGCTCCGGCGCGGGCCTGCCAAGCTTTATGAATATCCCGGGCGAGGATCTGCTGGGCGTCTATTCCGCGAACGAATACCTCACCCGCATCAACCTGATGAAAGCTTACCGGGAAGGCTACGACACCCCGATTGCCAAGTCGAAGGCAGTCGTGGTTGTCGGCGGTGGAAACGTTGCAATGGACGCGGCCCGCTGCGCCAAACGTATGGGCGCCGAAACGGTCTATATCGTCTACCGCCGCTCGATGGAGGAACTCCCGGCTCGTGCCGAAGAGGTCCATCATGCGAAAGAGGAAGGCATTATCTTCAAGCTCCTCAATAACCCGGTCAAAATTCTGGGCGGGGAGGACGGACGCGTGAACGGCATCGAATGCCTGGAGATGCAGCTCGGCGAGCCGGACGCCTCCGGACGCCGCCGTCCGCTGCCGGTTGAGGGCAGCAATTTCGTACTCGATGTTGACACGGTGATCATGGCGATCGGAACCAGCCCGAATCCGCTGATCCGTTCGACCACTACCGGCCTGGAAGCAAACCGGCATGGCTGCCTTGTGGCGGACGATGCCGGAGCGACCACCAAGGAAGGTGTTTTCGCCGGCGGAGACGCGGTCACCGGCGCGGCGACAGTCATTCTGGCGATGGGCGCAGGCAAAACCGCGGCTGAGTCGATCGACGCTTACATCAAATCGAAGAACTGA
- a CDS encoding sulfide/dihydroorotate dehydrogenase-like FAD/NAD-binding protein, with protein MYKIVQKRRLNDSVTLMKVQAPHIAKKAKAGQFIIFRVDEQGERVPLTIADYDREEGTVTIIFQIVGASTRLLDNLEEGDSILDFVGPLGVPTHIDPQAKRVCVIGGGVGNAIAYPQAKALHNAGIQVDMIAGFRSKDIVILEDEMNAVSDNLYMMTDDGTYGEKGLVTNKLKELLDAGNKYDEVIAIGPIIMMKFVAATTKPYGVKTLVSLNPIMVDGTGMCGGCRVKVGGQMKFACVDGPDFDGHQVDFDELMKRNAFYKEREAQDREHVCRLTGGKRNA; from the coding sequence ATGTATAAAATTGTGCAAAAGCGAAGGCTGAACGACTCGGTGACGCTCATGAAGGTGCAGGCGCCGCACATTGCGAAGAAAGCAAAGGCGGGCCAGTTCATCATCTTCCGCGTGGACGAGCAGGGGGAGCGGGTTCCGCTGACCATTGCTGACTACGACCGTGAGGAAGGCACCGTGACGATCATCTTCCAGATCGTCGGCGCTTCCACCAGGCTGCTTGACAACCTGGAAGAAGGCGACAGCATCCTCGATTTCGTCGGACCGCTCGGCGTCCCAACTCACATTGATCCCCAGGCCAAGCGCGTCTGCGTTATCGGCGGCGGCGTGGGCAACGCAATTGCCTATCCGCAGGCGAAGGCGCTGCACAACGCGGGCATCCAGGTCGATATGATCGCCGGTTTCCGTTCCAAGGATATTGTCATCCTCGAGGACGAGATGAACGCGGTCAGCGACAATCTCTATATGATGACCGACGACGGCACCTATGGGGAAAAAGGGCTTGTCACCAACAAGCTGAAGGAACTGCTCGACGCGGGCAACAAATACGATGAGGTCATCGCCATCGGGCCGATTATCATGATGAAGTTTGTGGCGGCGACCACCAAACCGTACGGCGTCAAAACGCTCGTATCCTTAAATCCGATCATGGTCGATGGAACCGGTATGTGCGGCGGCTGCCGCGTCAAGGTCGGCGGCCAGATGAAGTTCGCCTGCGTGGATGGGCCGGACTTTGACGGGCACCAGGTCGACTTCGATGAACTGATGAAGCGCAACGCGTTCTATAAAGAGCGGGAAGCGCAGGATCGAGAGCATGTATGCCGCTTAACGGGAGGAAAACGCAATGCCTAA
- a CDS encoding cupin domain-containing protein, which produces MVTKANDQKITVNEHMRDGKGSVKLRQLITPEQFCGHGRLFSVITLEPGCSIGWHVHTGESETFYIMQGTAKLNDNGVEKTLSPGDCSYTASGEGHSIENTGTDTLSLAALIVKA; this is translated from the coding sequence ATGGTTACAAAGGCAAACGACCAGAAGATCACCGTGAATGAACATATGCGGGACGGCAAAGGCTCTGTGAAGCTGCGGCAGCTCATCACACCGGAGCAATTCTGCGGACATGGCCGGCTTTTCAGTGTCATCACCCTCGAACCGGGCTGTTCGATCGGGTGGCACGTGCATACCGGCGAGAGCGAAACCTTTTATATTATGCAGGGGACTGCGAAACTCAATGACAACGGCGTGGAAAAGACCCTTTCCCCGGGAGACTGCTCCTACACCGCCTCTGGGGAGGGGCACAGCATCGAAAACACCGGCACGGACACCCTCAGTCTGGCCGCGCTGATCGTGAAAGCCTGA
- the rplS gene encoding 50S ribosomal protein L19: MDALKHIASDCIKAEPPKVEIGDTVKVHVWVKEGEKKRIQIFEGTVIAKKHGGISETFTVRRVAHGCGVERVFPVHSPNIDKVELVRNGRVRRSKLYYLRDRVGKAAKVRESIR; encoded by the coding sequence ATGGATGCTTTAAAGCACATTGCCAGCGACTGCATCAAAGCAGAGCCGCCCAAGGTCGAGATCGGTGACACCGTCAAGGTTCACGTCTGGGTCAAAGAGGGCGAGAAGAAGAGAATTCAGATTTTTGAGGGAACGGTTATCGCCAAAAAACACGGCGGCATCTCCGAAACCTTCACCGTCCGCCGCGTGGCCCATGGCTGCGGTGTGGAGAGGGTTTTCCCGGTTCATTCCCCCAATATTGACAAGGTTGAGCTGGTCCGCAACGGTCGTGTCCGCCGCAGCAAGCTCTACTATCTGCGTGACCGCGTCGGTAAAGCCGCCAAGGTCAGAGAGTCGATCCGGTAA
- a CDS encoding TIGR03936 family radical SAM-associated protein, producing the protein MGNGGTFYPVRVFFEKRGRIKYISHLDLTRCITRALGRSRLPVWHTQGFHPHIYVTFALPLSLGYEGVCETMDFRLTECLPMEEVISRLNGVFPEGLRASRAQPPVNLPGVIASADYEITMEFDHVDGETVKTAFEAFCARPEIPVVKRTKKGERSLDVKPHFLVRGLQAGENAVRMTMRTAAGETLNINPSLVLDAFAQAGGYQADWMQVVRTAILDGDGMNFV; encoded by the coding sequence TTGGGTAACGGAGGGACTTTCTATCCGGTGCGCGTCTTTTTCGAAAAGCGCGGGCGGATCAAATATATTTCCCATCTTGACCTCACCCGGTGCATCACCCGCGCGCTGGGGCGTTCCAGGTTGCCGGTCTGGCATACGCAGGGTTTTCATCCGCACATCTATGTGACCTTCGCGCTGCCGCTTTCGCTTGGTTACGAAGGGGTCTGTGAAACGATGGATTTCCGTCTGACCGAGTGCCTGCCGATGGAGGAGGTCATCAGCAGGCTCAACGGCGTCTTTCCCGAAGGGCTGCGCGCCAGCAGGGCGCAGCCGCCGGTGAATCTGCCCGGCGTGATCGCCTCGGCGGACTATGAGATCACGATGGAGTTTGACCATGTGGACGGCGAAACCGTAAAAACGGCGTTTGAAGCTTTCTGCGCGCGGCCGGAAATCCCGGTGGTGAAGCGCACCAAGAAGGGGGAGCGTTCCCTTGACGTGAAACCGCACTTTTTGGTGCGCGGTTTGCAGGCGGGGGAAAACGCTGTGCGCATGACCATGCGTACAGCCGCGGGCGAGACGCTCAACATCAATCCGTCGCTCGTGCTCGATGCGTTCGCGCAGGCGGGCGGTTACCAGGCGGATTGGATGCAGGTGGTACGGACCGCAATCCTTGATGGGGACGGAATGAATTTCGTATAG
- a CDS encoding TIGR03960 family B12-binding radical SAM protein, which produces MKNVKKALERVLLQVQKPARYIGGELGSIVKDPTKVDVRFAFCFPDLYEVGMSHLGMKILYALQNEREDCWCERVFAPDADFEKIMRENEIPLFGLESLDAITEFDLIGFTLQYELSFTAILNMLDLAGLEVRAKDRKNLWPVVVAGGPCACNPEPIADFIDLFILGEGEEVNLELIDLYKACKAEGCTKTEFLRRAAQVEGIYVPSLYDVSYHADGTIEAVTPKDGAPAVVHKRIIKDLDKVYYPENFVVPFTEAVHDRAMVEVLRGCIRGCRFCQAGFIYRPFREKSPETLDKNAHDLCNNTGYDEVSLTSLSTSDLSTLEPLLNKMLTWTEPDAVNIALPSLRVDNFSKELMDRIAGVRKSSLTFAPEAGTQRLRDVINKNVTEEEVLRTCRTAFLGGYTNVKLYFMLGLPTETDEDVAGIIHLAQKVVDEFYHMPEKPKGKGVNVTVSVACFVPKPFTPFEFEPQDTTEMLRRKQKILLETVKSKKISVKYHDSPTSFLEAALARGDRRLGPVVEYAWRSGSKLDGWTDYFSMERWEDAAEVCGVDYAFYANRTRSYDEVMPWDHLDYGVSKAYLVRENKLAHCDTTTPHCRNHCSGCGANKLLGGACFG; this is translated from the coding sequence TTGAAGAATGTGAAAAAGGCGCTCGAACGGGTACTTTTGCAGGTGCAGAAACCGGCGCGCTACATTGGCGGAGAGCTTGGAAGCATTGTGAAAGACCCGACCAAGGTGGATGTGCGGTTTGCTTTCTGCTTTCCGGATCTTTACGAGGTCGGCATGTCGCACCTCGGGATGAAAATCCTCTACGCCTTGCAGAACGAGCGGGAGGACTGCTGGTGCGAGCGGGTGTTTGCGCCGGACGCGGATTTTGAAAAGATCATGCGGGAGAATGAAATCCCGCTTTTCGGCTTGGAAAGCCTTGATGCGATCACCGAGTTCGATCTTATTGGCTTTACCCTGCAATATGAGCTGAGTTTCACCGCGATCCTCAACATGCTCGACCTCGCGGGACTGGAGGTGCGCGCAAAGGATCGGAAAAATCTTTGGCCGGTGGTGGTCGCGGGCGGCCCTTGTGCCTGCAATCCGGAACCGATCGCGGACTTCATCGATCTGTTTATCCTGGGCGAAGGCGAGGAGGTCAATCTGGAACTGATCGATCTCTATAAGGCCTGCAAGGCCGAAGGCTGCACCAAGACGGAATTTTTGCGCCGCGCGGCGCAGGTGGAGGGCATCTACGTCCCGTCGCTCTACGACGTTTCCTATCATGCCGACGGTACGATTGAAGCGGTCACGCCAAAGGACGGTGCGCCCGCCGTCGTGCACAAGCGGATCATCAAGGACCTGGACAAGGTCTATTATCCGGAAAATTTTGTTGTGCCGTTCACGGAAGCGGTGCACGACCGCGCGATGGTGGAAGTGCTGCGCGGCTGCATCCGCGGCTGCCGGTTTTGCCAGGCGGGATTTATTTACCGGCCGTTCCGGGAAAAAAGCCCGGAAACGCTCGATAAAAACGCCCACGATCTCTGCAATAACACCGGCTACGATGAAGTTTCGCTCACCTCGCTTTCGACAAGCGACCTTTCGACGCTCGAGCCGCTGCTCAATAAGATGCTTACCTGGACCGAGCCGGATGCGGTGAACATCGCGCTGCCGTCGCTGCGGGTCGACAACTTCTCGAAGGAGCTGATGGACCGGATCGCCGGCGTGCGCAAGTCGTCGCTGACTTTTGCGCCTGAGGCCGGCACCCAGCGGCTGCGGGACGTCATCAACAAAAATGTCACCGAGGAAGAGGTCCTGCGCACCTGCCGGACGGCGTTTTTGGGCGGTTACACGAATGTGAAGCTCTACTTCATGCTGGGGCTGCCGACCGAGACCGACGAAGATGTCGCGGGGATCATCCATCTGGCACAGAAGGTGGTGGACGAATTCTACCATATGCCGGAAAAGCCAAAAGGCAAGGGCGTGAATGTGACCGTTTCGGTCGCCTGTTTTGTGCCGAAACCTTTCACGCCATTTGAATTCGAGCCGCAGGATACGACCGAAATGCTCCGCCGTAAGCAGAAGATCCTGCTCGAAACGGTGAAGAGCAAAAAGATATCGGTCAAATATCACGACAGCCCGACCAGTTTTCTCGAGGCCGCGCTCGCACGCGGCGACCGGCGGCTTGGCCCGGTGGTCGAATACGCCTGGCGAAGCGGCTCGAAGCTTGACGGCTGGACCGATTACTTCTCGATGGAACGCTGGGAGGACGCTGCCGAAGTCTGCGGCGTGGACTATGCGTTCTATGCGAACCGGACCCGTTCCTACGACGAGGTGATGCCGTGGGACCATCTCGATTATGGGGTGAGCAAGGCATACCTCGTCCGGGAGAACAAGCTGGCCCACTGCGATACGACCACGCCGCACTGTCGCAATCACTGCTCGGGATGCGGCGCGAATAAACTGCTGGGAGGTGCCTGCTTTGGGTAA
- a CDS encoding site-2 protease family protein, whose product MEFKFGGARFSFSFGFFAVVALYMLFDRTGIGVPAIAAVLLHEGGHILMMKLTGAKIDAMEFCPFGVRLQKRGMLGYGSEAAVYLGGVLTNALALLLALPWGGWNLFALSNLALIIFNLLPVGRLDGGQLLRLLLLRRLSPDHADLVRKWIGFLLLTPLFGAAFLLLPAGNYTLLFTAGYLALTLLRE is encoded by the coding sequence ATGGAATTTAAGTTCGGCGGCGCCCGCTTTTCATTTTCTTTTGGTTTTTTTGCGGTGGTCGCGCTCTATATGCTCTTTGACCGCACCGGAATCGGCGTCCCAGCAATCGCGGCTGTGCTGCTGCACGAGGGCGGGCATATCCTCATGATGAAGCTGACCGGCGCGAAAATCGATGCGATGGAATTCTGCCCGTTCGGCGTGCGGCTGCAAAAGCGCGGGATGCTCGGCTACGGGAGCGAGGCCGCCGTCTATCTGGGCGGTGTGCTGACAAATGCCCTCGCTCTGCTGTTGGCGTTGCCGTGGGGCGGCTGGAACCTGTTTGCGCTTTCCAATCTGGCGCTCATCATCTTTAATCTTCTTCCGGTCGGCAGGCTTGACGGAGGCCAGCTGCTGCGGCTGCTGCTTTTGCGCCGCCTTTCACCCGATCATGCCGACCTTGTCCGAAAATGGATCGGTTTTTTGCTGCTGACACCGCTTTTTGGGGCGGCGTTCCTGTTGCTGCCCGCTGGAAACTATACGCTGCTGTTTACAGCGGGATATCTTGCGCTCACCCTGTTGCGGGAATAA
- a CDS encoding M23 family metallopeptidase, which produces MMTRRRANKASARRYPDLHSTRREEQRDPNLFVLTAQLAFCALLVLLSYVTVDANPPFLAELTRQYQQLITAQEVEIPTNVTLPAIPYEYGQLRDAAADAAGKMISGLLAKRPQQEETESMQPGAELEGMGGWMGVPEETGTRQPPESCADEPILVSARVDPPAGGKVTSAFGYRTHPITDSDDFHRGVDIAAAQGTAIRAALPGRVAEIGSSQIYGNFITLDHGDGLTTTYCHCELIIAPQDANLRQGELVATVGSTGISTGPHVHFEISKDGTYYDPAWVLDGMRADGI; this is translated from the coding sequence ATGATGACAAGGCGGCGGGCCAATAAAGCATCTGCGCGCAGGTATCCGGATCTGCATAGTACGCGCAGGGAAGAACAGCGCGATCCGAATCTTTTCGTCCTGACGGCACAGCTTGCGTTTTGCGCACTGCTGGTACTGCTTTCCTATGTGACGGTGGACGCGAATCCGCCGTTTCTGGCGGAACTCACACGCCAGTACCAGCAGCTGATTACCGCGCAGGAGGTGGAGATCCCCACCAATGTGACGCTGCCGGCAATCCCGTATGAATACGGTCAGCTGCGCGACGCCGCAGCCGATGCGGCGGGAAAGATGATCAGCGGCCTGCTTGCAAAGCGCCCGCAGCAGGAGGAAACTGAGTCGATGCAGCCTGGAGCAGAACTGGAGGGGATGGGCGGCTGGATGGGTGTGCCGGAAGAAACCGGGACGCGTCAGCCTCCCGAAAGCTGTGCGGATGAACCGATTCTGGTTTCCGCGCGGGTCGACCCGCCGGCGGGCGGGAAAGTGACCTCCGCTTTTGGTTACCGGACGCACCCGATCACCGATTCGGACGATTTTCATCGCGGCGTGGACATCGCGGCTGCACAGGGAACGGCGATCCGTGCGGCGTTGCCGGGGCGTGTGGCGGAGATTGGGTCATCACAGATTTACGGGAACTTCATCACGCTTGATCACGGGGACGGGCTTACCACTACCTACTGTCACTGCGAATTGATCATCGCGCCGCAGGACGCAAACCTGCGGCAGGGCGAACTGGTGGCGACAGTTGGCAGCACCGGTATCTCGACCGGGCCGCACGTTCACTTTGAAATCAGTAAGGACGGCACCTATTATGATCCGGCATGGGTACTTGACGGGATGCGGGCCGATGGAATTTAA